The proteins below come from a single Deinococcus fonticola genomic window:
- a CDS encoding aspartate carbamoyltransferase catalytic subunit: MTSPTPHTPRPRHLLDFQEWTPERLTALLDNADTMLQVLDRPVKKVPALQGQTVCLAFFENSTRTRTSFELAARRMSADVFTFAAGSSSVSKGESLRDTVEVLTQYKVDAYVVRHHASGAAHLVARYTGKPVINAGDGRRAHPTQALLDAYTIRQEYGSLEGKKVTIIGDVRHSRVARSNAELLPKLGAQVMLCGPATLLPADLAALPGVTVTSDPREAVRGAHAVMALRLQQERMTGGYLSSLQEYADQFQVNEKLMGEAESGAIVLHPGPMNRDLEISTEAADGPRSRILRQVENGQAIRMSVLYHLLVGRE; this comes from the coding sequence ATGACGAGCCCCACACCCCACACGCCCCGCCCCCGCCACCTGCTGGACTTCCAGGAGTGGACGCCCGAACGCCTGACGGCACTGCTGGACAACGCCGACACCATGCTTCAGGTGCTCGACCGGCCGGTGAAGAAGGTTCCGGCGCTGCAAGGCCAGACGGTGTGCCTGGCGTTTTTCGAGAACAGCACCCGCACCCGCACCAGCTTCGAACTGGCCGCCCGCCGCATGAGCGCCGACGTGTTCACCTTCGCTGCCGGCAGCAGCAGCGTCAGCAAGGGCGAGAGCCTGCGTGACACGGTGGAAGTCCTGACGCAATACAAGGTGGACGCCTACGTAGTGCGCCACCACGCCAGCGGCGCCGCGCACCTGGTCGCCCGCTACACCGGCAAACCCGTCATCAACGCCGGCGACGGACGCCGCGCCCACCCCACTCAGGCCCTGCTCGACGCCTACACCATCCGGCAGGAATACGGCAGCCTGGAAGGCAAAAAGGTCACCATCATCGGGGACGTGCGCCACAGCCGCGTGGCCCGCAGCAACGCCGAACTGCTGCCCAAATTGGGCGCGCAGGTCATGCTGTGCGGCCCCGCCACCCTGCTTCCCGCCGACCTGGCCGCCCTGCCCGGCGTGACTGTCACCAGCGACCCGCGCGAGGCCGTCAGGGGCGCACACGCCGTCATGGCCCTGCGCCTCCAGCAGGAACGCATGACGGGCGGTTACCTGAGTAGCCTCCAGGAGTACGCCGACCAGTTCCAGGTCAACGAGAAACTGATGGGGGAAGCCGAGAGCGGCGCAATCGTGCTGCACCCCGGCCCCATGAACCGCGACCTGGAAATCAGCACCGAGGCTGCCGACGGCCCACGCAGCCGCATCCTGCGGCAGGTCGAGAACGGCCAGGCCATCCGCATGAGCGTCCTGTACCACCTGCTGGTCGGACGGGAGTAA
- a CDS encoding Hsp20/alpha crystallin family protein has protein sequence MMRFDPFREIEELAQRMDRGFTGNSSVARFSPPVDIHEDEQGLELTLDLPGVSPDTLNIEAENSTLTVQAERKYSRVEGKTAHRVERAYGTFTRTFSIPTKYDLSKVEADFDHGTLTLKVPRSEAAQKRSITVRTGGQASQPKTVEADAQS, from the coding sequence ATGATGCGATTTGATCCTTTCCGTGAAATCGAAGAACTGGCCCAGCGCATGGATCGCGGCTTTACCGGCAACAGCAGTGTGGCCCGTTTCAGCCCGCCCGTGGACATTCACGAGGACGAGCAGGGCCTGGAACTGACCCTCGATCTGCCAGGCGTGTCCCCCGACACCCTGAACATCGAAGCCGAGAACAGCACCCTGACCGTGCAGGCCGAGCGCAAGTACAGCCGCGTGGAGGGCAAGACCGCCCACCGCGTCGAACGCGCTTACGGCACATTTACCCGCACCTTCAGCATTCCCACCAAGTACGACCTGAGCAAAGTCGAAGCCGACTTCGACCACGGCACCCTGACCCTGAAAGTCCCGCGCAGTGAAGCCGCCCAGAAGCGCAGCATCACCGTGCGCACTGGCGGTCAGGCCAGCCAGCCGAAGACGGTCGAGGCCGACGCACAGAGCTGA
- the pyrR gene encoding bifunctional pyr operon transcriptional regulator/uracil phosphoribosyltransferase PyrR — protein MADPKATILTADELRRGLTRIAHEIVERNKGAESLAIIGIHTRGLPLAERLAQKLSELEGVEVPMGMLDITLYRDDLSEVAHQPIIRETRVPFDIAHRRVILVDDVLYTGRTVRAALDALIDLGRPEGIQLAVLIDRGHRELPIRADYVAKNLPTARHEVVKVKLQETDGVDIVELWDLEDIK, from the coding sequence GTGGCTGACCCCAAAGCCACCATCCTGACCGCCGACGAATTGCGGCGCGGCCTGACCCGCATCGCGCACGAGATCGTCGAGCGCAACAAGGGCGCCGAGAGCCTCGCCATCATCGGCATTCACACGCGCGGCCTTCCGCTGGCCGAGCGCCTGGCGCAGAAACTCAGTGAACTCGAGGGCGTTGAAGTGCCCATGGGCATGCTGGACATCACGCTTTACCGCGACGACCTCTCGGAAGTGGCGCACCAGCCGATCATCCGCGAAACGCGCGTGCCGTTCGATATCGCGCACCGCCGCGTGATTCTGGTGGATGACGTGCTGTACACCGGCCGCACCGTTCGCGCGGCGCTGGACGCGCTGATCGACCTGGGCCGCCCCGAGGGCATTCAACTGGCCGTCCTGATCGACCGGGGGCACCGTGAGTTGCCCATTCGCGCCGACTACGTGGCAAAAAACCTGCCCACCGCCCGGCATGAGGTCGTGAAGGTGAAATTGCAGGAAACGGACGGTGTGGACATCGTGGAACTGTGGGATCTGGAGGACATTAAATGA